ATAGCACCAACGTGCCCAGCACGCCGTAGCAGAGCATGTCGACACCGGAGCCTCGGATCTTCAGCAGCCCGGCCTGCTCGTCCGACAACAGGACCCGCAGGCCCGCCGCGAGCAGCAGGGCGAAGCCGACGAGCGCGGCGCCCTCCCGCCAGTAGCCCATCGTCACGCGGACGAAGCCGAACACGACGATCGCGAGCACTAACAGAAAGGAGAGCTGGGAGGTGCCGACGTGATCGCGACCTCGACTGTTCACGCCGACCGCACCGCCCGCTCGGCGGCCTCGACCACATTGGTCAGCAGCATCGCCCTGGTCATCGGGCCGACACCGCCGGGCATCGGGGCCACGAAGCCCGCGACCTCGCGGGCTTCGAGCGTGACGTCTCCCACCAGCCCCTGGTCGGTGCGAGTGATGCCGACGTCGAGGACGGCCGCGCCGGGCTTGAGCATCTCGGCGGTGATCAGCCCCGGCCTGCCCGCAGCGGCGATCACGATGTCGGCCCGACGTACCTGAGCGTCCAGGTCCTTCGTCCCGGTGTGGCACAGGGTCACGGTCGCGTTCTCGCTGCGCCGGGTGAGCAGCAGCCCGAGCGGGCGGCCCACCGTGACACCTCGTCCGATCACCGTCACCTCCGCCCCGGCGATCGGGACGTCGTAGCGCCGCAGGAGTTCGACGATGCCGCGCGGCGTGCACGGCAGCGGCCCGGGCTCGCCGAGGACGAGCCTGCCCAGGTTCACCGGATGCAGGCCGTCGGCGTCCTTGTTCGGGTCCATGCGTTCGAGCAGCGCGCCGGTGTCCAGTCCGCGCGGCAGCGGGAGCTGCACGATGTAGCCGTGGCAGGCCGGGTCGGCGTTCAGCTCGTCGATCACCGCCGCGACCTGCTCCTGGTCGGCATCCTCCGGAAGGTCGCGGCGCAGGGAGGTGATGCCCACCTTCGCGCAGTCGGAGTGCTTGCCGCGGACGTAGGCGGCCGATCCGGGGTCCGCGCCGACGAGCACGGTGCCCAGTCCCGGTCGCACACCCGCGTCACCCAGCGCGGCGACCCTGGTGCGGAGGTCGTCGTAGATCGCGTTTCGGGTGGCCTTGCCGTCAAGGATGGTGGCGGTCACGGGTGTCATCGTCGCAGACGGGCGCTCAGGCGCGTCGGCGGCCGGGCAGCAAGGCGAGGACCACCGCGACCAAGGTCAGTCCGCTTCCCACCAGCGTGGTCGCGGTCAGTCCGGCGTCGGACGACGGAGTGAGGAGATCCAGCAGGACGGCGCCGATGAGCTGCCCCGCGATGGAGCTCAACCCCAGCAGCAGCACGCCGATCCTGGCCACCACCATCGCGCCGAGGGCGATGAACAGCACGCCGATCACGCCGCCCAGGTACAGCCACGGCTCGCTCGGCAGGGCGGCGGGTGGTCCCGTCACGAGCAGGGAGATCAGGAATGCCACGATCAGCACCGCCGTGCCCACGATGAAGTTCACCAGGGTGGCGGGCATCGCCGAGCCTGCTGCGGCGCGCACCCGTCCGTTCACCGCCTGCTGCCAGGCGATGCCGACGCCCGCGAGCGCGGGCAGCACCGCGAGGATCAACGTCTGCGGATCGCCCAGACTGCCGGACACCGCGATCAGCACGGCGAGCACGGCGACGACGGCACCCGCGACCCGCAGGGTCGTCACCTGACGCACACCGCCGGGGCCGATGCCGAACCGGTCCACCAGCAGGCCGCTGGCCACCTGACCGCCCACCACGGCGACGGTGAACATGGACACGCCGATCGCGGTGGCCGTGAGGCCCTGGCTGAGGACCAGGAAGGCACCGCAGGCGCCGCCGAGGCACTGCCAGGGACGCAGAATCGGCCCCGCCGCACCGTCACGTGCCCGCAGCGCGCCCGCGACCCGACGCATGCCCTGTCGCCCGGCGGGCAGCACGAGCACCAGTGATCCGACCACGATCAGGCCGACGCCGAAGGAGATCAGCGCGGCGGTGAAGCCGCTGCCGAGGCGGTCGGCCAGCTCACCGTTGATCCGGGTCTGAGTCGCGACGGCGCCACCGGAGATCACGGCGGCGATCAGCACGGGGGCGGCCGCCGTCGGCCGGGCTGCGACTCTGGCGAGATCGTCGGTACTCCGCTGCGCTGCACGCTGATTCCGCTGTCCGGTCACGTCACGACATCCTGCGCTTCGGTCGACGCCTGCGCAGCAGGCCTGCGTGGAATCTGTAATGCGACTAACACCGCAAGAACGCCGAAGAGCGTGGACGCCCCCGCCGCCGCCCCGAGCGACCCGACGTCCAGTACCCAGCCGATCGAGGTGGCGGCCAGCGCGGAACCCGCGGTGGAGGCCGAGGCCAGCCAGCCGAAGACCTCGGCCCGCTGATGCGCAGGAGCCAACTCGCCGAGCCTGCTGTTGGCCGCGGCGAAGGCCGGAGCGATCGCGGCCCCGCCCGCAGCGAGGATGAGGCCGACCAGCCAGGGCGTGGGCTCCGGCGTCATCGGCGGCAGCACGGGGATGAGCGCGCTGAGGCCGAGGGTCACCAGCGTCATGCGCAGCACCAGGTTCGGCCTGCCGCGCAGCCCGCCCGCGATGAAGCCGCCCACCAGCGAGCCCACCGCCCAGACCGCGACGAGGACGCCCGCCAGCTCCGGCGTCCCGCGTTCTCTGGCCCAGGCGATGATCACCAGATCCACCGCGATCAGCGCGGCGACGATCATCATCGCCATGGTGATCGTGGGCAGGACTCCTGCTGCCCGCAGCACGAATCCGTTGCGCGGCGCCTCGGAAAGGGCCGAGGGCGGTTCAGACGCCGACTCGGATAGGCCGTCGGAAGCCCCGGGAGCCTCGTCGCCCGCCTGTGCCTGCACCGGCCGGAGCTCCGATCGCGCGAGGGCCGCCGCGAAGCCGAGCGCTCCGGTGACCGCGAACAGCCCGCACAGCACCACGGCGGCGGGCGGGCTGACGAAGGCCACGGCCAGCGCCGCGAGCATCGGCCCCACCATGAACAGCAGTTCCGTCAGGGTCGCCTCGACCGCGTAGGTCGCGTTCCTCGCCGCTGCTGGCTCGACCTTCGCCCACACCGCCCGGCTGACCTGACTGACCGGCGGCATCGCCAGCCCGGTGAAGAACGCGATGACGGGAGCCGCAGGCCAGAGACCTCCGGGCAGGGCGGCCAACAGGAAGAGTCCGCCGCCGTAGCAGAGCCCCGTCAACAGGAGCAGTCTCGTCACGGAGCTTCGATCAGCGGCTCGGCCGCGTAGGGGGCCTGCGATGCCGGTTCCGACGGTCAACGACGCGGCCACCACGCCCGCGAGGGTGTACGAGCCGGTCCAGTCGGTCACCAGGAAGGTCAACGCCAGGGCGGTCGCCGTCGTGTGCAGTCTGCCGAACAGCGACCAGAAGAGCAGAGTGGGAAGGCGCCCCACAGAGGCGAGCAGGCGATAAGGCGTGAACACCGGCACAGTCTGCCCGCCGGTGCCGACATTTCCGATCGATTGATCCGGCGGATCAGCTTCGCGGCTCGGCAGGGAACCGCATCTGACACGTACGCTCGATCATGGCCGAGGTGTCACTCCCTGCCGAGGAGGGGTCGGCATGACCGAACACCACATCGACACTCCACTGCGAACCGCGGAACAAGAAGAGATCATCCGAGAGATCGGCCGGGCACTCCGGGCGTCGGCACCACCCGACTGGCACGAGATCAGGCTCCACTACCGTGCCACGGTGGAGATCGGCGAGGCCGAACTGGAAGCCACCGCCACCACCGGCGAGGTCATCCGGTGGGACCACCCGATCGAGTGCGCAATGTTGTTCGATCACCTACGGGAGGGGATGAGACGAGCAAAGGAGGGAACCTGGTTCACCGCAAGTTGTGTGATCAACCGATCAGGTAATTGCACAATGGAGTTTGATTACAATTCCGCCCCTTCCTGGCGCTCCCCCATCCCTCCTTCGGCTTATCTCCACGATCTT
The Actinoalloteichus fjordicus DNA segment above includes these coding regions:
- a CDS encoding DUF3017 domain-containing protein; the protein is MNSRGRDHVGTSQLSFLLVLAIVVFGFVRVTMGYWREGAALVGFALLLAAGLRVLLSDEQAGLLKIRGSGVDMLCYGVLGTLVLFVSLTIEGGPFG
- a CDS encoding bifunctional methylenetetrahydrofolate dehydrogenase/methenyltetrahydrofolate cyclohydrolase, which encodes MTATILDGKATRNAIYDDLRTRVAALGDAGVRPGLGTVLVGADPGSAAYVRGKHSDCAKVGITSLRRDLPEDADQEQVAAVIDELNADPACHGYIVQLPLPRGLDTGALLERMDPNKDADGLHPVNLGRLVLGEPGPLPCTPRGIVELLRRYDVPIAGAEVTVIGRGVTVGRPLGLLLTRRSENATVTLCHTGTKDLDAQVRRADIVIAAAGRPGLITAEMLKPGAAVLDVGITRTDQGLVGDVTLEAREVAGFVAPMPGGVGPMTRAMLLTNVVEAAERAVRSA
- a CDS encoding MFS transporter; its protein translation is MFTPYRLLASVGRLPTLLFWSLFGRLHTTATALALTFLVTDWTGSYTLAGVVAASLTVGTGIAGPLRGRAADRSSVTRLLLLTGLCYGGGLFLLAALPGGLWPAAPVIAFFTGLAMPPVSQVSRAVWAKVEPAAARNATYAVEATLTELLFMVGPMLAALAVAFVSPPAAVVLCGLFAVTGALGFAAALARSELRPVQAQAGDEAPGASDGLSESASEPPSALSEAPRNGFVLRAAGVLPTITMAMMIVAALIAVDLVIIAWARERGTPELAGVLVAVWAVGSLVGGFIAGGLRGRPNLVLRMTLVTLGLSALIPVLPPMTPEPTPWLVGLILAAGGAAIAPAFAAANSRLGELAPAHQRAEVFGWLASASTAGSALAATSIGWVLDVGSLGAAAGASTLFGVLAVLVALQIPRRPAAQASTEAQDVVT
- a CDS encoding DMT family transporter, which translates into the protein MTGQRNQRAAQRSTDDLARVAARPTAAAPVLIAAVISGGAVATQTRINGELADRLGSGFTAALISFGVGLIVVGSLVLVLPAGRQGMRRVAGALRARDGAAGPILRPWQCLGGACGAFLVLSQGLTATAIGVSMFTVAVVGGQVASGLLVDRFGIGPGGVRQVTTLRVAGAVVAVLAVLIAVSGSLGDPQTLILAVLPALAGVGIAWQQAVNGRVRAAAGSAMPATLVNFIVGTAVLIVAFLISLLVTGPPAALPSEPWLYLGGVIGVLFIALGAMVVARIGVLLLGLSSIAGQLIGAVLLDLLTPSSDAGLTATTLVGSGLTLVAVVLALLPGRRRA